The genomic window CTCAGCATCTCCAAGCAGATCGTCGAGGCCCATGGCGGCGGCATCCAGGCCCAGAACCGGCGTGACGCCGAGGGCCGCATCAGCGGAGCCAGGTTCGTGGTCCGCCTGCCCCGGCGCTGATGGCCGATCTCTTCGTGCATGCGACATCGGTGGCGATCGGCGGCCGGGCCGTGCTGCTGACCGGGGCTCCCGGCGCCGGCAAGTCCGATCTGGCCCTCCGGCTGATCGACCGGGGGGCAAGCCTGATCGCCGACGATCAAACCCGATTGGTTAACGTGAACGGCCGGCTCATCGCCCGGGCGCCGCCCGAGATAAGGGGCCTGATCGAGGTCAGGGGCCTAGGGATTGTGGCGGTTCGCACCACGGACGAGGCGCCGGTGGCGCTTGCCGTCGATCTCGTCCGCCCGGAGCTCTTGGAGCGGCTGCCGGAGCCGGAATGGGTGGATTTCCTGGGGGTTCGGGTGCGGCGCATCAAGCTCGCGGCCTTCGAGGCTTCGGCAGTGGCGAAGCTCCATCTTGCGGTGCACACAGAGTCGGACAGATAATGCGCCCCCCATGCCACAACCCGTCGCGACCGTTGCCATCGGCCCCCAATCGGCCGAGCCTGCACCTGCACACCAGACCCCCAATCGGCGGGTGGTGCTGGTCACCGGGCTGTCCGGGGCGGGCCGCAGCTCCTGCCTGAAGGCGCTCGAGGACATCGGCTACGAGGCGGTCGACAACCTGCCGCTGGCCCTCCTGCCGACCTTGCTCGCCGGCGCCGGCGATCCCGACCAGGCGCGACGGCCGATCGCGATCGGCGTCGACATCCGCACCCGCGACTTTGCCGTCGAGCCCTTCATCGCCGAGCTCGGTCGGCTGAAGCAGCTCCCCGACTGCGAGGTGCAGCTGTTGTTCCTTGATTGCGATGCCGACGTGCTGGCGCGGCGCTTCACCGAGACCAGGCGCCGCCATCCCTTCGCCCTCGACCGGCCGCTCGCCGACGGCATCCAGCTGGAGCGCCAGCTGGTCTCGCCCTTGCGCCTGCAGGCCGATCTGGTGCTCGATACCACCCAGCTCGGCCCCGCCGATCTCAGGCGCATCCTGTGGAGCGCCTTCGTCCTCGACCAGAA from Pseudomonadota bacterium includes these protein-coding regions:
- the rapZ gene encoding RNase adapter RapZ: MPQPVATVAIGPQSAEPAPAHQTPNRRVVLVTGLSGAGRSSCLKALEDIGYEAVDNLPLALLPTLLAGAGDPDQARRPIAIGVDIRTRDFAVEPFIAELGRLKQLPDCEVQLLFLDCDADVLARRFTETRRRHPFALDRPLADGIQLERQLVSPLRLQADLVLDTTQLGPADLRRILWSAFVLDQKSGVAVAVTSFSYRLGLPREADLVFDVRFLDNPHYEPNLRPLDGRDQLVAAHVAADPDYKPFFASLTRMLEPLLPRFYAEGKSYLTIAVGCTGGRHRSVFVAEELAAWLKDKGQLVSLFHRDVDRGSA
- a CDS encoding HPr kinase/phosphatase C-terminal domain-containing protein — encoded protein: MADLFVHATSVAIGGRAVLLTGAPGAGKSDLALRLIDRGASLIADDQTRLVNVNGRLIARAPPEIRGLIEVRGLGIVAVRTTDEAPVALAVDLVRPELLERLPEPEWVDFLGVRVRRIKLAAFEASAVAKLHLAVHTESDR